One window of the Rhodococcus sovatensis genome contains the following:
- the hppD gene encoding 4-hydroxyphenylpyruvate dioxygenase, whose protein sequence is MSLDSILNDDERLADLDADQLRQLVGLVEYDDKRDPFPVSGWDAIVWVVGNAMQTAHFFQSAFGMELVAYSGPTTGQRDHHAYVLKSGAVRFVIKGAVDPNSDLIAHHSRHGDGVIDIALAVPDVDRCIEHARAQGARVLQEPTDTSDEHGTVRTATIATYGDTQHTLVDRSRYTGTYLPGYVPRASTLQRPEGAPKRIFQALDHVVGNVELGKMDEWVDFYHRVMGFTNMAEFVGADIATDYSALMSKVVSNGNHRVKFPLNEPAIAKKRSQIDEYLEFYRGPGAQHLALATNDILSSVDALRAAGVEFLATPDSYYEDSELRARIGNVRVPIEELQKRGILVDRDEDGYLLQIFTKPLVDRPTVFFELIERHGSLGFGIGNFKALFEAIEREQEARGNF, encoded by the coding sequence ATGAGCCTCGACAGCATTCTCAACGATGACGAAAGACTGGCCGATCTCGACGCCGATCAGCTTCGACAGCTCGTCGGACTCGTCGAGTACGACGACAAGCGAGATCCCTTTCCCGTAAGTGGCTGGGACGCCATCGTATGGGTGGTCGGCAACGCGATGCAGACCGCTCACTTCTTCCAGTCCGCGTTCGGCATGGAACTGGTTGCGTACTCCGGTCCGACGACCGGCCAGCGTGACCACCACGCATACGTGCTCAAGTCCGGCGCAGTGCGTTTCGTCATCAAGGGAGCCGTCGATCCGAACAGTGATCTGATCGCCCACCACAGCCGGCACGGCGACGGCGTCATCGATATCGCCCTTGCGGTGCCGGACGTGGACCGATGCATCGAGCATGCGCGAGCTCAGGGAGCGCGAGTGCTGCAGGAGCCGACCGATACCTCCGACGAACACGGCACGGTACGGACAGCCACGATTGCGACGTACGGCGATACCCAGCACACGCTGGTCGACCGCTCCCGATACACCGGCACGTACCTGCCGGGTTATGTGCCGCGCGCGTCGACGCTGCAGCGACCGGAAGGCGCTCCCAAGCGCATTTTTCAGGCACTCGATCATGTCGTGGGCAACGTCGAACTGGGCAAGATGGACGAGTGGGTGGACTTCTACCACCGCGTCATGGGATTTACGAACATGGCCGAATTCGTCGGTGCCGACATCGCAACCGACTACTCGGCGCTGATGAGCAAGGTCGTCTCCAACGGCAATCATCGGGTGAAGTTTCCATTGAACGAGCCGGCCATCGCCAAGAAGCGCTCACAGATCGACGAGTACCTCGAGTTCTATCGTGGACCCGGCGCGCAGCATCTGGCTCTCGCCACCAACGACATTCTCTCCTCGGTCGATGCGCTGCGCGCCGCCGGTGTCGAATTCCTCGCCACCCCGGACTCGTACTACGAAGACTCCGAACTGCGCGCACGGATCGGCAACGTTCGAGTACCGATCGAAGAGTTGCAGAAGCGCGGCATCCTGGTCGACCGCGACGAGGACGGGTATCTCCTGCAGATCTTCACCAAGCCACTGGTGGACCGCCCGACGGTATTCTTCGAGCTCATCGAGCGTCACGGATCACTCGGCTTCGGTATCGGCAACTTCAAGGCACTTTTCGAAGCCATCGAGCGTGAGCAAGAGGCTCGCGGGAACTTCTGA